Genomic segment of Rhodococcus sp. W8901:
CACCGGCGACAAGGCCTACGCCTCGTTCGCCGACGCCGACGCGCACTTCCCCGGCACCCATCCGGCCGTGCGCGACGAGATCGACGACACGCTCGACGCCCGCGATGCCGCCGCGCACCACGCGAGCGCCCAGATCGGGCAGCTTCTCGGCCGCTAGCTCACAGCGGACCGGCTTCCGCGAGCACGGCGCCGGTCTCCTCACCGGGCAACGGCTGCGATCCCATCTCGGCGATCGCCGGTTCCTCCGCCCGGCGGCGCGGCGACCCCGGCGGTGCTCCGACGACCGAATGCGCGGCCGGAGCGCCCGTCGACCCGACCTCCGATCCCGCCGCCGGTTCCGGCGCGGGAGCGCAGTAGTCGGCCGGCGCTTCCTCCACCGGGGGTGCCTGCGGTGCGGGCTGTTCCACCGGCTCGTCCACAACCGGCGCCTCGTCCTCCGGGCAGTCGGGTACCGGGGTCACCGACGGTTCTGGGGCGGGTGCCGGTTCGGGAGCGGGCGGCGGCTCGGTGGCCGGCGCCTCCGGCGCGGGTGCCGCCTCGGCTGGCCGGGCACAGTCGCATGCGCAGTCGCAGTCACAGCCCCGCTCCGATTCGAGATCGAGACTGCCGCCCGACAGCGTCGATTCCGCCGCCACGCGAACGAGGCCGTCGACGATGTCGAGCGCAACATCCGCCACCATCCCGACAACGGCGCCCACCGCGCGGACTGCGCCGTCGAGCGCCAGCGACCCGTGCAATGTGGCGCCGGGTTGCACGGGCGGACGTTCGAGACCGCTCAGGCTCGACTCTGCCGTCACCGGTGTCAGCGCCGTCGCTGGTGTCGCTGACGGCACCGCGGTCACGGATGTCGGCGCTGGCGCTGGTGTCGCAGCCGTCGCTGCTGACGCCTGCACGGGCGCGGCGCTGCACTGCGCCGTCGCGACCGGGGTGCGCGTCCGACAGTCCACCGCGAGCGTGCCGGGGGCGGGACAGGCGCTGTCGTCGATCTGGGCGAAGACGCGGGCGAGCGTGCAGTAGATGTCGTCGACCGCCGTCTCCGTCGCGTCACAGAGCGCGGTGAACTCGCGCAGCGTGTCCCGAACGTGCGGCAGGAAGACCCCGGCGAGCCATTCGCGGCACGACTCCTCGAACGGTCCGACACCGGCCGAAGCGCCACCGGACAGGTATCCGGACGTCCCGAGCATCGTGTCGATCTCGGCGACGGTACGCCCGCCGAGCTGCGACGCGTCCCGATCGCGCACCCACTCGGACTTCCGGGTCACGACCTCGCGCAGCTCGCGCTCGGCAACCACCAGCGCGGTCCGGACGTCATGTGCGGAGCTCCGCAACCGATCCGCCCGCTCGAGATTGCCGGACAGATGCCGACAGGCCAGCTCTGCGTCGGGCCCCTGCCATGCCTCCGGCAGAGCCCGCACCGCCCGGGTCTGATCGTCGAACGTCCGATCCAGACTGCAGGTGATCCGCCCGATCGCCTCGATGTCGGCGTCGAGCGCGGTCAGGTCGATGCCCCGTTGTTCGAAGTAACGCGCCTCGACCTGTTCGGGGGTCGCCGACAGCTCACCGGTGCCGGTGCCGTCCGCGACGAGGGCGGCGCGGGGCAGGAACACCGCGAAGTACTGCAGACCGCTTGCGCCGGCATCGAGGATCGCGTCCACTACCGCCCACCCAGCGCGACGACGTTCGCCGACTCCTGACGTTCGTACGCGTCGGAGGTACCACGGAGAGCACTGGCGTCATCGGCCGAACCGGCAGCCCACGCGCCGATAGCCCGCGCGAGCCGCGCATAGCCGTCCCGTACGGCCTGCTCACGAGCGGTGTCAGTCGTACCGGCATCGGAGGAGCCGAAACCGCACTCGCTCACCGTCCGGGAGACCCCGGTCAGCAGCTCCGCTCCCGCCTGCAACGCCTGCGCCGTCGCCCGCACCCCCGCAACGTCGATCGCGACCACGTCCGCCATCGGTTCCGCCTTCCGCACCTGTCGGTGCCTGTCGATTCGGATCCTTCGTCCTGTTCGACGCAGCGGCACGGCCCGCGGTTCCGCTAGGTGTGCGGGTTCGGTGGGCCAGGTGCGCTAGGCGGACGCCACCTTCTCCGCCAGCGTCTCCGCGATGCGCTGCGCCATCTCGAGATCGGCCGCCTCGACCATGACCCGCACCAACTGCTCGGTGCCGGAGGGACGCAGCAGCACCCGGCCGGTGTCGCCGAGTTCCGCTTCCGCCTCGCTCACCGCCGACCGGACCTGCGGCGCGGCCGCGACAGCGGACTTGTCAGCGACCCGGACGTTGACCAACACCTGCGGCAGCGCGGTCATCGCGCCCGCCAGATCGGCGATCGACGCACCGGTGTCGGCCATCCGTGCCATCAGCCGCAGACCGGTGAGCACGCCGTCACCCGTGGTGCCGTAGCGGGGAAGCACGACGTGGCCCGACTGTTCACCGCCCAGGCTGAACCCGCCCGAGCGCAGTTCCTCGAGCACATACCGGTCACCGACAGCGGTGGTGCGCAACGCGATCCCGGCCTCGCGCATCGCGATGTGGAGGCCGAGGTTGCTCATCACCGTCGCGACTAGAGTGTTGTCGACGAGTTCACCGGCGTCGCGCATCGCGATCGCCAGGACCGTCATGATCGCGTCGCCGTCCACGACCGCACCGGTCGCGTCGATCGCGAGGCAGCGGTCGGCGTCGCCGTCGTGCGCCAGACCGATATCCGCGCCGTGCTCGACGACGGCACGTTGCAGCGCCTCGAGATGCGTCGACCCGCAGCCGTCGTTGATGTTGAGCCCGTCCGGATCGGCATTGATCGCGATTACCGTCGCACCGGCGTTGCGGTAGGCATCGGGCGCAACCGTCGACGCGGCGCCGTGCGCGCAGTCGACGACAACGGTGAGCCCGTCGAGCCGAGTGTCGAGGGCACTCGTCAGGTGGGCCAGGTATCGACTCGTCGCGTCGAAGGCGACGTCGACACGCCCGATACCGGCACCGGTGGGACGTCGCGCGGGTCCCGCGGCGATCGCGGCCTCGATCCGGTCCTCCGCCTCGTCGTCGAGCTTGCGCCCGCCCGCCGCGAAGATCTTGATGCCGTTGTCGGGCATGGGGTTGTGCGACGCGGAGATCATCACGCCCAGCGCCGCCCCGTAGGCGCCGGTCAGGTACGCCACCGCCGGTGTGGGCAGGATGCCGACCAGGACGACGTCGACGCCGGCCGCGGTGAGTCCGGCCGTCACGGCCGCCTCGAGCATCTCGCCACTCGCCCGCGGATCACGACCGACCACGGCCACGGGCCGGGCCGACTCGGATCCCGGCGGTGCGAGCACCTCGGCCGCGGCCGCGGCCACCTTCAGTGCCAACTCCGCGGTCAACTCGGCATTCGCCAAGCCGCGCACGCCGTCCGTGCCGAACATACGACCCATAGAACCGATCCCTCGCATTCCGGTTGAGCAATCCGGGTGAGTATCCAGGTAAAGCACAAAAGCAGGCGTCCGGTAGCGAAGAACTCTACGAACGCCTGCTCTCGTGATCGAACAGGTGCCGGAGCCGACACGAATGCCGGCTCCGGCGACACATCAGCGCTTGGAGTACTGAGATGCCTTACGGGCCTTCTTCAGGCCGTACTTCTTGCGCTCGACGGCGCGAGCGTCACGCGTCAGGAAGCCGGCACGCTTGAGCGCGGGGCGATCCTCGGCGGTGACCTCGATCAG
This window contains:
- the glmM gene encoding phosphoglucosamine mutase, whose protein sequence is MGRMFGTDGVRGLANAELTAELALKVAAAAAEVLAPPGSESARPVAVVGRDPRASGEMLEAAVTAGLTAAGVDVVLVGILPTPAVAYLTGAYGAALGVMISASHNPMPDNGIKIFAAGGRKLDDEAEDRIEAAIAAGPARRPTGAGIGRVDVAFDATSRYLAHLTSALDTRLDGLTVVVDCAHGAASTVAPDAYRNAGATVIAINADPDGLNINDGCGSTHLEALQRAVVEHGADIGLAHDGDADRCLAIDATGAVVDGDAIMTVLAIAMRDAGELVDNTLVATVMSNLGLHIAMREAGIALRTTAVGDRYVLEELRSGGFSLGGEQSGHVVLPRYGTTGDGVLTGLRLMARMADTGASIADLAGAMTALPQVLVNVRVADKSAVAAAPQVRSAVSEAEAELGDTGRVLLRPSGTEQLVRVMVEAADLEMAQRIAETLAEKVASA
- a CDS encoding N-acyl-D-amino-acid deacylase yields the protein MADVVAIDVAGVRATAQALQAGAELLTGVSRTVSECGFGSSDAGTTDTAREQAVRDGYARLARAIGAWAAGSADDASALRGTSDAYERQESANVVALGGR